The Halobacterium hubeiense genome contains the following window.
CGCCGCGAAGCCCACGAGGAGCGCGTCGCGATCGTCGCTGGCGACGCCGGCGCTCGCGCTGTCGGGATAGCGCGCGGTCGGCTTGACGGTGCCGCCGTGGGTCGGCACGAGCGCGTTCGCGTCCGTGTGGTCGCCGCGGTAGCGGGGCGCAGCGTCGTCGAACAGCGCCAGCGCCTCGCGGACCGTCTCCACGCCGACGGTCCGGTAGGGGTGTGACTCCGGCAGGTCGGGAATCGCGTCGAAGGGGTCGGCGAGCGGGCCGTCCCCGTCGGGCGTGTAGCCGAGCACGTCCACGAGTCCCGAGGCGTGCCGGAGCGTGCTCTGCTTGTAAGAGACCAATCGGGTGTCCGCGCCCGCCCGCGCCGCGGCGAGCGCACTCGTCAGCCCCGCGAGCCCGCCGCCGACGACGAGGACGTCCGACTCAATCGCCACGGTTCCCTCCGTCCGTTCGGGCCGCGTCGGGACCGCCGTCGAAGGCGGCGAAGTCCACGCCGTCGCCGTCGGCGGGGTCGCTGTCGCGGTTCTGCGTGGTCGCGTGCAGCGCGTAGTTCAGCATCGCCTGCGAGAGCTGTTCGCCCCAGAGCGCGTGGCGCTGGCCCTTCCAGCGCTCCTGCAGGAGGTCGTCCCACGCGCGCCGCGTGGTCTCCTCGTCGTACTCCCCGTGGAGTTCGCTGGCCATCCGGTGCGCGCAGAAGCCGCCCTGACAGTTCCCCATCGAGGCCCGCGTGCGGATGCGGACGGCGTTGAGGTCGGAGCCGGACTGCTCGATGGCGTCCTGCAGCTCCGCGCGCGTGACGCCCTCGCACTCGCAGACCACGGGGTTCGGCGCGTCGGTGTCGAGCACGTCGTCGGCGCGCGACCCGAGGCGTTCGACGCTGCGCCGGCCGATTGGCGAGCGCAGGCCGAACTCGTCCATGTAGTCGCGGAGCACGGAGAACTCCTCGCTCCCCGGGAGGGGGGCGTCGGCGGTCCGGCACTCCGCGTCGACGCCGAAGTGCTCGCAGACGTGGTCGGCGACCGACTCGGCCATCATCCGGTAGGTCGTGAGCTTCCCGCCGACGACCGTCGTCATGCCGGGGAGGGCGTCGCGGTCGGCGTGGTCCAGCAGGAAGAAGTCCCGCGTGATGTCCGTCGGGTCGTCGCTGCCGACGTCCGGCGGCTCGTACAGCGGGCGGACGCCCCAGAACGACCGCACCGTCCGCGCCTCCGCGAGCATCGGCACCAGCTCCGAGAGCGTGTCTATCAGCTCGTCGACCTCCCACTGCTCCTCGGGGTAGTCCTCGGGATCGTCGACTTCCACGTCGGTCGTCCCGAGGATGGCCGTCGTCTCGTGGGGGACGACGATGTCGGCGTCGCCCTTCGGCCGACAGCGGTTGACCACGGTGTCCACCTGTCGGACGTTCATCACGGTCATCACCCCCTTCGAGGGACGGACCGCCACGTCCACGCCCGCCATGTCGCCGATGCGGCCCGCCCACGCGCCCGTCGCGTTCACCACGTGGTCCGCGCGAATCTCCTCGGTGCCGCCCTCGGTCCCGTGGACGTGCTTGCCGGGGCCGGAGTCGTGTTCGACTTCGAGGCCGACGACCTCGCCGCCCTCCACGAGCAGGTCCGTGACCGTGGAGTGCGTCTCGACGCGCGCGCCGTGTTCCTGCGCGCTGGCGGCGTTCGCCACGACCAGCCGGAACGGGTCCACGGCGGCGTCCGGCACGGCGATTGCCTTCTCGACGTCCCGGGCGAGGTGGGGTTCCATCTCGCGGGCTTCCTCCCCGGAGACGACCTCCGCGGGGATGCCGCAGTCCTCACAGCCCTGAAGTTTCTCCTGGAAGTACTCCTCGGAGTCCTCGGGGCGCTTGACGAAGAGGCCGCCGGTCTCCTCGACGCAGTGGCTCGCGATGTCCCGGAGCACGCGGTTCTCCGCGATGCACTCGCGGGCGCTCGCCTGGTCGGCGACGGCGTACCGGCCGCCGCTGTGGAGCAGCCCGTGCATCCGGCCGGTGGTGCCGTGCGTGAGGTTGCCCTGTTCGACGAGCGTCACGTCGAACCCGCGCATCGCGAGGTCGCGGGCGATGCCGGTGCCCGTCGAACCGCCGCCGACGACGGCGATGTGTGGTACCGATGCCATCTGTGTTCGGGTTCGACACCCACGCACTTTATTTTATCGTAGAATCCGATCCCACAGTAAATTTGAGTGCGTTCGGCCCGCGAACCGGGGGCGTAGCGCGTTCGACGCGGTAGAATCCCTCGGGCACTACCCCACACAGAACCCCCATCCGGCCGTCGTGACGGTGTCGCGGCAGAGAGACGGCTCTTTACCGCCGATTCCTTACCCACAGTAACATTTATTATAGTTCGTTCTTATTTACTGCCAGAGCGGCGAAGTCGGTAAACTAATCGGCCGCCACACGGAGCACCCAACCCATGTCAGACACCTACGTCGGCTCGATAGACCAGGGGACGACCGGGACCCGCTTCATGGTCTTCGACCACAGCGGGCAGGTCGTCGCGAACGCCTACGAACAGCACGAACAGATCTACCCCGAACCCGGCTGGGTCGAACACGACCCCGTCGAAATCTGGGAGAACACGAAGTCGGTCGTCACCGAGGGTCTCGACGCCGCCGGCCTCGACGCCACCCAACTGGAGGCGCTGGGCATCACGAACCAGCGCGAGACCACCGTCGTGTGGGACGCCGCCAGCGGCAAACCCGTCCACAACGCGCTCGTCTGGCAGGACCGCCGCACCACCGACCGCGTCGAGGAACTCGAAGCCAACGGCGACATCGAGGAGATCCGCGAGAAGACCGGCCTGGAGGCCGACGCGTACTTCTCCGCGACGAAGACCGAGTGGATTCTGGACAACGCCCAGCCGCTGAAGCTCCAGACCTCGCGCACGCAGGACCTCCGCGACCGCGCACGCGAGGGCGAACTCCTGATGGGCACCATCGACGCGTGGCTCATCTACAACCTCACCGGGAACCACGTCACGGACGTCTCGAACGCCTCCCGGACGATGCTGTACAACATCCGGGAGCTGGAGTGGGACGACGACCTGCTCGCGGAGTTCGACGTCCCCGCCGAGATGCTGCCGGAGGTCCGGCCGTCCTCCGACGAGGACCTCTACGGCCACACCGATCCGGACGGCTTCCTCGGCGCCGAGGTCCCTGTCGCGGGCGCGCTCGGCGACCAGCAGGCCGCGCTGTTCGGGCAGACGTGCTTCGACGAGGGCGACGCCAAGAACACCTACGGTACCGGCTCGTTCTACCTCATGAACACCGGCAACGAGGCCGTCGAGTC
Protein-coding sequences here:
- the glpA gene encoding anaerobic glycerol-3-phosphate dehydrogenase subunit GlpA, whose protein sequence is MASVPHIAVVGGGSTGTGIARDLAMRGFDVTLVEQGNLTHGTTGRMHGLLHSGGRYAVADQASARECIAENRVLRDIASHCVEETGGLFVKRPEDSEEYFQEKLQGCEDCGIPAEVVSGEEAREMEPHLARDVEKAIAVPDAAVDPFRLVVANAASAQEHGARVETHSTVTDLLVEGGEVVGLEVEHDSGPGKHVHGTEGGTEEIRADHVVNATGAWAGRIGDMAGVDVAVRPSKGVMTVMNVRQVDTVVNRCRPKGDADIVVPHETTAILGTTDVEVDDPEDYPEEQWEVDELIDTLSELVPMLAEARTVRSFWGVRPLYEPPDVGSDDPTDITRDFFLLDHADRDALPGMTTVVGGKLTTYRMMAESVADHVCEHFGVDAECRTADAPLPGSEEFSVLRDYMDEFGLRSPIGRRSVERLGSRADDVLDTDAPNPVVCECEGVTRAELQDAIEQSGSDLNAVRIRTRASMGNCQGGFCAHRMASELHGEYDEETTRRAWDDLLQERWKGQRHALWGEQLSQAMLNYALHATTQNRDSDPADGDGVDFAAFDGGPDAARTDGGNRGD
- the glpK gene encoding glycerol kinase GlpK; amino-acid sequence: MSDTYVGSIDQGTTGTRFMVFDHSGQVVANAYEQHEQIYPEPGWVEHDPVEIWENTKSVVTEGLDAAGLDATQLEALGITNQRETTVVWDAASGKPVHNALVWQDRRTTDRVEELEANGDIEEIREKTGLEADAYFSATKTEWILDNAQPLKLQTSRTQDLRDRAREGELLMGTIDAWLIYNLTGNHVTDVSNASRTMLYNIRELEWDDDLLAEFDVPAEMLPEVRPSSDEDLYGHTDPDGFLGAEVPVAGALGDQQAALFGQTCFDEGDAKNTYGTGSFYLMNTGNEAVESDHGLLTTIGFQRSGEPVQYALEGSIFVTGAAIEWLEDVDLINNAAQTAELARSAESTDGVYMVPAFTGLGAPHWDGRARGTIVGMTRGTEKKHIVRATLESIAYQTRDIAEAMEADSGVETTSLRVDGGAVKNNFLCQLQSDIIQTNIVRPEVDETTALGSAYAAGLAVGYWDDVDELRSNWQVDRQFEPDMDESKADKMYGRWDDAVERSLDWAQED